The sequence below is a genomic window from Thiomonas sp. FB-Cd.
ACACGCCAGAAACTGTCGATGATCGCCACCGTCACCAACCAGGGCACGACACGCTGGATGATCATTGACGAGGCGTTCAACGCAGACAAGCTGATTGAGTTTCTGGGTGCACTGATCCAGGACGCCGGCAAGAAAGTGTTCCTGATTCTCGACAACCTGCGCGTCCATCACAGCAAGCCGGTCAAGGCCTGGGTTGAGAGGCGTCAAGACAAGATCGAGTTGTTCTATCTGCCCAGCTATAGCCCTGAGCTCAACCCGGAAGAACGGCTCAATGCCGATTTGAAACAGGCTCCTTATACGAAGGTGCCGGTACGCACCAAGGCCAAATTGAAAACCGCCGCAACAGAGCACATGCAGACGTTGGAGAAATCACCCGCGCGGGTGAGAAAGTTCTTCCAGGATGCACGCGTTAAATATGCAGCATGATTCACGGATAAATCAGGCCGGATCAATAGTGTTCTGCCGTTCGAGGAACAGGTGTGAGCAACTCCACTGCCCTCTCCCCGAGGAAAAGACATGCCCACGTTAGACACTCTGTCCAATGTTTCAGATCCAAAACACGAGGATTAGTCTATGGGCTGACACCAGAAGAGTTCCAGCGAGAAGCCAATACGAATCCGGTCTTGCGCGCCCTGATTGGTTATCGCAAATCGGGCCACAGGACCGTGCGCGTGAATGCAGCGGGGCAGGCCCGTTGCCGTTCCTTTCCTGCCTAAATACCAGGATTTAAATACCAGGATTTCGCCGCGCAACTGATGAACGAGGCCAACGCACGGTGCTGCCACCGGGTCACCCCATCTCACACCGGGACCGACTGAGTCCATTGAGATGATGATCTTTTATGCCCAAAACACCGATGAACTATGTAGCCATTGCTGGCCTTCGAGGAATTTGGCCTTGCGGTGACCCGATTCTCAGCAATCCCAGGATGAATAACGCAATGGACCCACTCGACACGACTGCTTGGACGCTTGAACTGCTTCGCAAGCGGCAGCAGGTCTCTCCGAAGCGCTTAACAGCTCCGGGGCCCTCGCCGTCGCAGATCCGCCAATTGTTCGACGCCGCGGCGCAGGCACCTGATCATGGCCTGATTCTGCCGTGGCGTTTCGTCCAATTCTCTGACGCCGCACGTGCAGATCTGGGAGAAGCGTTTGCCGCAGCATTGGTGGAGCGTGATCCGGTGGCGTCCGCCCAACAATTGCAGGATGCGCGCGACAAGGCACAGCGCGCGCCGTTCGTGGCCGTGGCCATCGTGCGAACGCATGACGATCATCTGGAGATTCCACCTGGCGAACGGATCGTTTCGCTCGGATGCGCACTGCAAAACATCCTTCTTGCCGCGTGCGCGCAAGGGTTTGGGGCAGGGCTCGTCAGCGGACAGGCGATGGATTCCCACGCGTTGCGCCGCTTGCTCACTCTTGCGCACGGTGAGCAAGCAATCTGCTTCATCACAATTGGCACGATCAAGACATCCAAGGCGGCACGGGTTCGGCCGGATCCTGACGCGTTTGTCACCGTGCTATAAATCACTTGCAATATCGTCGGCAATACACGTGCCAAGCAAATCGACGACGAACTATCAAGGGATACGTTGACTTGGTGCGTCAGGCGCGCTGCCTTCATCTTTCTCGCAGAAGGTCCCACGCGTGGATTGCGGCCGGAATGAAGAACGACCTTGGAGGGGGGTGACACACGCACCTACCATACTCCCGGAAGGCAATAGGTCGCTCGATCAGAATCGGAGGCTCAAGCATGGCATTGAGTAGCGTGACGTCGGACATCGTGACAACATGGAGCGCCTTATCGTTCGATGGGACTTGCCCTGACGCCCAAAAACATGTGCAGTGACCGCGCGGCTAAATCGCCCATGGGTTTAACCATGACCGCCGATCACAACCGATGACGCTGGCGCACACCATCGCCTCGCGCACGGATCCGCCGAAACGCTGTTGCCGATGGATGCCCACGGCGCGGCAAATGGTTCGCGCCGCTACTTACTCCACCTGAATCGGAATATGCTTCGGTGGCGCGATGAACGGCCTCGGCAGCATAGGTGGAAACGCTTCGCACACAGTATCGAACAAATCGCGCAGCATGGCACCGAGCTGTGAAATGTAGGGACTTTGCGCCTGCACCAGAAGGTTCACGAAGGTTTGAGCCCAGGGCTGGAGATGTTCACCAAGGAACTCGGCCAGCACCGCGCGGTCCGCCTCACTGTCCTGTGCGGCGTCAAGCAAGAGAGCTAAATAGGCTAACAGCGTGCCTACATGGTCAAGCGGCCGGTTGGCGGACGCCAAGATCGAGTCGGCGGGAAGCAGAGACGCGTCAAATCCAGCGGCGTCATACCACTGCATCAGTGCGTCGCCGCCATCATATCTCGGCGTCGGAAAGTGCCAGTATTCAGCGGCTTCCTGCGCTTGGCTCAGCACATGGGCGAAGGGCGGCAGAAAACATCCCGATTGCGGGATGCACAGGTAATCGTAAAAATCCTGTCGTGCGCTGCCCAACTCCAGCGGCTTATGCGACTCGCGCTGCAGCACAGCCAAGGTATCCGCATCGGGTGCGTTGAGCAGTAAGTACGAGGCGGCGCTCGCAAGGCTGGCCAGTTCAGAAACGTCAGACACGCGCCGTCTCCTTTTCCAGACGGGCTTTGGTGTTGTAAAAGACCACGCTCCCCCCGGTAAGATCCATGAGCGACATCTGCCACACGTCAGGGTCGCGTCGCATGATGGGGTTGAGGTGAATACCGGCGCGGCGAACCGCGTCACCCATCA
It includes:
- a CDS encoding nitroreductase, with translation MDPLDTTAWTLELLRKRQQVSPKRLTAPGPSPSQIRQLFDAAAQAPDHGLILPWRFVQFSDAARADLGEAFAAALVERDPVASAQQLQDARDKAQRAPFVAVAIVRTHDDHLEIPPGERIVSLGCALQNILLAACAQGFGAGLVSGQAMDSHALRRLLTLAHGEQAICFITIGTIKTSKAARVRPDPDAFVTVL
- a CDS encoding molecular chaperone TorD family protein produces the protein MSDVSELASLASAASYLLLNAPDADTLAVLQRESHKPLELGSARQDFYDYLCIPQSGCFLPPFAHVLSQAQEAAEYWHFPTPRYDGGDALMQWYDAAGFDASLLPADSILASANRPLDHVGTLLAYLALLLDAAQDSEADRAVLAEFLGEHLQPWAQTFVNLLVQAQSPYISQLGAMLRDLFDTVCEAFPPMLPRPFIAPPKHIPIQVE